aataaaaaaaatctggaagAGATCAGCTGATCTATGTTCATATTTTagttcacttaatttttttggcgggaaaaatttttaacttaaaaaatatgaaaattcttgATCAACTGatctttattttgtttttcaaatttttggcgggaaaagtttcttatctcaaaatataaataaaatgtcttgATCTGCTGATCTTTGTTTTGATTCTGAATTGGATCAagtttttggcgggaaattttCTAACCTTGtagatatgaaaattttcataagtaaatataaaactaattGATCAGCTGATATtcgttttgattttcaaatgaTTCAAATGTTTggcgggaaaaatttttaacctcaaaataaattaaaaataattcatgtaaattaaaataaatgacttaagtttcaaaattttaactttaaaatcttttcaGATCGCGTTCCCGGCGGAACAGTCTCTCCAAGCAACAAATTATGGGACTTTGAGAACGGAGACTTGGTTGTCAACGTGAAAAATGCCCACAAAAGTTACGGAAAAGGAGAAAACCGACAAGTTGTTCTCGAAAATCTCAGTATGAATGTTCCAAAGGGAGTGATGTAagttctttttgttttaataaaagaccgaaatttacctttttttttcacatttttcagcTACACATTAATCGGCGCCTCTGGATGTGGCAAAACAACGTTACTTTCCGCCATCATCGGTCGTCGGAAACTCGATTGCGGAACAGTTCAGGTACTTGGCGAGACACCCGGCGCTCCTGACTCCACAATTCCCGGTCCAAAAGTTGGTTATATGCCGCAAGAAATcgcacttttcaaccaattcaACGTCGAAGAGACACTTTATTACTACGGTGCACTGAACGGCGTCACGCGTGAAGTATTAGAAGAGAAAATTCCGTTTTTCATGACTTTAATGCAACTAACAGACTCGAAACAGTTCGCACGAACACTCAGCGGGGGGCAACAACGACGTCTAAGTCTTGCTGCAACTCTCATTCACGATCCAGAGTTGCTGATTCTCGACGAACCCACGGTCGGTATTGATCCGTTGTTGCGTGAAAAAATTTGGGATTACTTGGCGAATTTGTGTCACATGAAATATCGCACGATAATCATTTCCACGCATTACATCGAGGAAGCCCAAAAAGCGGATTGTGTTGCCATGATGAGAAAAGGAGTCTTGATCGCTGAAGCAGATCGCGCCTATTTGCAAGAGAAGCACGACGAGTACAGTTTGGAGCGAATTTTCCTGAATCTCGCTAAAGATCAAGATTGTGCAAAGCAGTTGATGTATAGTGCAAAAGTACCAAACACCGTCGCCAATTTACCGGAAAGCACAAAGTTACCAAAGAAAGAAGATGTGCCACTAAAGACACGGCTCAAGCACGCGGTCAATCGCGATCACGTTAATGTGCTGCTAagacgtaattttttatttattttaagaagttTAGGGTgagttttcttcatttttacgtcgaaaaaattaatttcatgaaaaaaaatccttttttagtGTAATGGGAATGATTTTGGCAGGCTACACAGCGATTGTTTTGTGTTTCTGCCTCGCCATCGGCGGTATTCCGGGTAATTTAGGTGTAGCAGTAGCCAATTACGAGATAAGTGAGGTCGATAGAATGGCGGGTTTCTGTCCAGTTGTTAGTCAAAATTGCACGTACGAGCTGCTGAGTTGTCGATATCTGTCAATTTTATCGGAAAAAACGAAATTA
The sequence above is drawn from the Culicoides brevitarsis isolate CSIRO-B50_1 chromosome 1, AGI_CSIRO_Cbre_v1, whole genome shotgun sequence genome and encodes:
- the LOC134837662 gene encoding ABC transporter G family member 23-like, producing the protein MKLIIDDRVPGGTVSPSNKLWDFENGDLVVNVKNAHKSYGKGENRQVVLENLSMNVPKGVIYTLIGASGCGKTTLLSAIIGRRKLDCGTVQVLGETPGAPDSTIPGPKVGYMPQEIALFNQFNVEETLYYYGALNGVTREVLEEKIPFFMTLMQLTDSKQFARTLSGGQQRRLSLAATLIHDPELLILDEPTVGIDPLLREKIWDYLANLCHMKYRTIIISTHYIEEAQKADCVAMMRKGVLIAEADRAYLQEKHDEYSLERIFLNLAKDQDCAKQLMYSAKVPNTVANLPESTKLPKKEDVPLKTRLKHAVNRDHVNVLLRRNFLFILRSLGVMGMILAGYTAIVLCFCLAIGGIPGNLGVAVANYEISEVDRMAGFCPVVSQNCTYELLSCRYLSILSEKTKLIYVQTEEEAYDQVKKGKAWVAMVFTSNYSAAYETKLNDQGYSDDWTVFNSDIQTRWDGTCLPLFNMLKRKVLDSYFQFTRELSEECGTNPRVDSVPIRFNKPVYGAAIHNFRDFPAPGFILTNIFFFAVASAASALIADKATNCMERSFANGITELENLLSHFMPQLILVVLQTSMILIFGFKVFGLTINGPLGLVGVLMLLSGICGIAFGKNFFNNISS